One Drosophila willistoni isolate 14030-0811.24 chromosome 2R unlocalized genomic scaffold, UCI_dwil_1.1 Seg167, whole genome shotgun sequence DNA segment encodes these proteins:
- the LOC111518572 gene encoding C-type lectin 37Da-like, whose protein sequence is MFRPIVFLSLLVVSMTYNIKPLIKDGLPGFTDITTAPFLKIGEGYYYIETQLEKNWYDAYETCRLIGAELIAFDSIKEWELVNQYLRDMKIANQPYWTSGTDLANQGKHLWFSNGLSNIFNEIWYPGEPNNEGGNEHCDEFPFHLGNDTSGRTGLNDKNCYEKRRYICEAPQPKTASFIIW, encoded by the exons ATGTTTCGCCCAATTGTATTCCTCAGCCTGCTGGTTGTTTCGATGACCTATAATATTAAGCCGCTGATCAAAGAT GGTTTGCCAGGTTTTACGGATATTACAACAGCACCTTTCCTAAAGATTGGAGAAGGCTATTATTATATTGAGACTCAGTTGGAAAAGAATTGGTACGATGCCTATGAAACTTGCCGTTTGATTGGCGCGGAGCTTATTGCATTTGATTCAATTAAAGAATGGGAGTTGGTAAATCAATATCTCAGAGATATGAAAATTGCGAATCAACCTTACTGGACCTCTGGGACGGACTTAGCCAATCAAGGAAAACATCTTTGGTTCTCAAATGGTCTTAGTAATATCTTTAATGAGATTTGGTATCCAGGTGAACCCAATAATGAAGGAGGTAATGAGCACTGTGATGAATTCCCCTTCCACCTAGGTAATGACACATCTGGCAGAACCGGATTAAATGATAAAAATTGCTATGAAAAGAGAAGATATATTTGTGAGGCGCCTCAGCCCAAAACCGCTTCATTTATAATATGGTAA